One segment of Treponema primitia ZAS-1 DNA contains the following:
- the cas5c gene encoding type I-C CRISPR-associated protein Cas5c: MMQDWCLEVWGEYACYARPEMKVERVSYDVMTPSAARAIFDAILWKPAISWHITKIEVLNPIRWISIRRNEVGKIMGEPTQAQLEGKSGDSAGFFVEEHRQQRAGLFLRDVRYRIYGWFEFIPPEKRKPRLSQYDEFWADSEEQTNNTRSDESPAKYAAMFERRAKKGQCFHRPYLGCREFACNFTLVEGVHPIKEKINDDSDLGWMLYDMNYEDPSCPKPEFFRAYLENNTVNTDRRTLEVRS, from the coding sequence ATGATGCAAGACTGGTGCCTTGAAGTTTGGGGAGAGTATGCCTGTTATGCAAGGCCGGAGATGAAGGTTGAACGGGTGAGTTATGATGTGATGACCCCTTCTGCTGCCCGTGCGATTTTTGACGCAATTTTGTGGAAACCCGCGATTTCCTGGCATATTACCAAAATTGAAGTATTAAATCCGATTCGCTGGATAAGTATCCGCCGTAATGAAGTTGGAAAAATCATGGGGGAACCGACCCAAGCCCAGTTGGAAGGGAAAAGCGGCGATTCAGCGGGTTTTTTTGTTGAAGAACATCGGCAGCAACGGGCAGGACTTTTTCTCCGGGATGTTCGATACCGCATTTACGGTTGGTTTGAATTTATCCCTCCTGAAAAAAGAAAACCTCGCCTTTCCCAATACGATGAGTTTTGGGCTGATAGTGAAGAACAGACCAATAATACCCGTTCCGATGAAAGTCCGGCGAAATATGCCGCCATGTTTGAACGGCGGGCAAAAAAAGGACAATGTTTTCACCGCCCTTATTTAGGATGCCGTGAGTTTGCCTGTAATTTCACTCTGGTTGAAGGTGTTCATCCTATTAAAGAAAAGATCAACGATGATAGTGATCTGGGTTGGATGCTTTATGATATGAATTATGAAGATCCCTCCTGTCCAAAGCCCGAATTCTTTCGGGCGTACCTGGAAAATAATACGGTAAATACCGACCGGCGAACACTGGAGGTCAGGTCATGA
- the cas7c gene encoding type I-C CRISPR-associated protein Cas7/Csd2 — MELKRRYDFIYLFDVKDGNPNGDPDAGNLPRVDAETGNGLVTDVCLKRKVRNYVGLVKGEQPPYEIYVKEKAVLNSQHERAYKALGIDISGGDEGKRKGGDKTAEARQWMCQNFYDVRTFGAVMSTGVNCGQVRGPIQLTFARSIDPVISSEHSITRMAVTTEKEAEKQDGDNRTMGRKFTIPYGLYRTYGFVSAPLANQTGFSEEDLNLFWESLQNMFEHDRSAARGLMSAQKLIIFEHSSPMGDKPVQDLFNRVNVAHKNVDSDSKKPIRDFSDYVINLDGKEVEKFKTVVSV; from the coding sequence ATGGAACTGAAAAGACGTTATGACTTTATTTATCTTTTTGACGTTAAGGACGGAAACCCTAATGGAGATCCTGATGCCGGAAACCTCCCCAGGGTGGACGCGGAAACCGGGAATGGGCTTGTGACAGATGTATGCTTAAAGCGCAAGGTCCGTAACTATGTCGGTTTGGTAAAGGGAGAACAACCCCCTTATGAAATTTATGTAAAGGAAAAAGCAGTACTTAATAGCCAGCATGAACGGGCGTATAAGGCACTGGGTATTGATATAAGCGGCGGTGATGAAGGAAAACGGAAAGGAGGAGATAAGACAGCCGAGGCCAGGCAGTGGATGTGTCAGAACTTTTATGATGTCAGAACCTTTGGTGCAGTTATGTCAACCGGGGTTAATTGCGGTCAAGTCAGGGGGCCGATTCAGCTTACCTTTGCCCGATCAATAGATCCCGTGATTTCGTCTGAACATAGCATTACCCGTATGGCGGTTACAACCGAAAAGGAAGCGGAAAAACAAGACGGGGATAACCGTACCATGGGACGGAAGTTCACTATCCCCTATGGGCTGTATCGTACCTATGGTTTTGTTTCAGCTCCGCTAGCTAACCAGACAGGCTTCTCTGAAGAAGACTTGAATTTATTTTGGGAATCCTTACAAAACATGTTTGAACACGATCGCTCGGCGGCAAGGGGACTTATGAGCGCTCAAAAACTCATTATATTTGAACATTCGTCACCAATGGGTGATAAACCTGTACAGGATTTATTCAATAGGGTTAATGTTGCCCACAAGAATGTTGACAGTGATTCAAAAAAACCTATTAGAGATTTTTCTGATTATGTAATAAATTTAGATGGAAAAGAAGTGGAAAAATTTAAAACCGTTGTTTCGGTTTGA
- the cas8c gene encoding type I-C CRISPR-associated protein Cas8c/Csd1, which produces MILQALKGYYDRKAADSESGISPDGWELKEIPFVVVLNENGSLIQIEDTREGEGTKRRGRYFSVPQGVKRSSGVAANLLWDTAGYVFGITDLEGLGEADKKRKLSRLIEQKKAFIDRIQNEIPDTPRKKALVAFLSGIEQSVLEKTLQWDDIYRTNPNISFRFDHELMLYCETEGIRTALVAKAGSKEYDGLCLVSGERDKISVLHTAIKGVWGAQSSGANIVSFNQDSFCSYGRRKQQGWNAPIGESAMFAYTTALNSLLSRDSKQRMQIGDTSTVFWSAKKTQFENDFTYFFAEPSKDNPDEGINHIRTLFDSPKNGYVEDPDSTNFFLLGLSPNAARISVRFWRRGTVGEFAGHIRQYFKDLEIVKPKNEPLYYSLWRLLVNASIQDKSDNIPPNIEGDVMRSILDGTPYPATLLQLVLRRIRSDTENRVKPVRAALIKAYLNRYYNKEVIQVALDTNESSDSYHFGRLFAVLEKIQEEANPGLNATIRERYYGAACGSPVTVFPTLLRLKNHHIAKLENKGRAINFERMITEITSHFNDFSSHLDLHDQGKFAIGYYHQRQDLFTSKKE; this is translated from the coding sequence ATGATATTACAAGCCCTGAAAGGATACTATGATAGAAAAGCGGCGGATTCTGAAAGTGGCATTTCACCTGACGGTTGGGAATTAAAAGAAATACCTTTTGTTGTTGTTCTAAACGAGAATGGTTCACTAATACAAATTGAAGATACCCGTGAAGGTGAGGGAACAAAAAGGCGAGGTCGTTATTTCTCTGTTCCTCAGGGAGTAAAGAGATCTTCAGGGGTAGCGGCAAATCTTCTTTGGGATACTGCAGGGTATGTATTCGGTATTACCGATCTTGAAGGGCTTGGAGAGGCTGATAAAAAAAGGAAGCTGTCTCGCCTTATTGAACAAAAAAAAGCTTTTATTGACCGTATTCAAAATGAAATACCGGATACTCCTAGAAAAAAAGCTCTTGTTGCATTTCTGTCCGGTATAGAACAATCGGTTCTTGAAAAGACTCTCCAATGGGATGATATTTACCGGACAAATCCCAACATTAGTTTCCGCTTTGATCATGAGCTGATGCTTTATTGTGAAACTGAAGGAATCAGAACGGCTTTAGTAGCAAAGGCTGGTTCCAAAGAATATGATGGATTATGCCTAGTTAGCGGAGAAAGGGATAAAATAAGTGTATTACATACTGCCATAAAGGGAGTATGGGGCGCCCAGTCTTCCGGGGCGAATATTGTTTCTTTTAATCAGGATTCATTCTGTTCCTATGGCAGACGAAAACAGCAGGGCTGGAATGCCCCAATCGGAGAATCCGCAATGTTTGCCTATACTACCGCACTTAATAGCCTTTTGAGCCGGGATTCAAAACAGCGTATGCAGATTGGAGACACCTCAACGGTATTTTGGTCTGCTAAAAAAACACAATTTGAAAATGATTTCACCTATTTTTTTGCGGAACCTTCAAAGGATAATCCTGATGAAGGTATCAACCATATCAGAACTCTTTTTGATTCCCCGAAAAATGGATATGTCGAAGATCCTGATAGTACAAATTTTTTTCTTCTTGGCCTTTCTCCAAATGCGGCGCGTATTTCCGTTCGATTTTGGCGGCGGGGAACGGTTGGAGAATTTGCAGGCCATATTCGACAATATTTTAAGGACCTTGAAATCGTTAAACCTAAAAACGAACCATTGTATTACTCATTATGGCGGCTTTTAGTGAATGCATCTATTCAAGACAAGAGTGATAATATCCCCCCTAATATTGAAGGCGATGTAATGCGTTCCATTCTGGATGGGACGCCCTATCCTGCGACATTGTTACAGCTGGTATTACGGCGCATCAGAAGTGATACGGAAAATCGAGTTAAGCCTGTACGGGCGGCGCTGATTAAGGCATATCTTAATAGATACTATAATAAGGAGGTAATACAAGTGGCGTTAGATACTAACGAATCATCAGATAGCTACCACTTTGGGCGATTGTTTGCGGTTCTTGAGAAAATTCAGGAAGAAGCAAATCCGGGACTAAATGCAACAATCCGCGAGCGATATTACGGAGCTGCTTGCGGGTCACCGGTAACGGTATTTCCAACATTACTGCGGCTTAAAAACCATCACATTGCAAAGTTGGAAAATAAAGGCCGAGCAATAAATTTTGAACGAATGATAACTGAGATTACGAGTCATTTCAATGACTTCTCTTCTCATCTGGATTTGCATGATCAAGGGAAATTCGCTATTGGTTATTATCATCAACGACAAGATTTATTTACCTCTAAAAAGGAATAG
- the cas4 gene encoding CRISPR-associated protein Cas4 — MYSEDNLIPISALQHVLFCERQYALIHLEQIWEENQFTAEGKVLHERVDAEHHESRRLFRQEYGMAVRSLEQGLIGKCDLVELWYTDGGGVKRVSPVEFKRGREKESDVDRIQLCAQALCLEEMFKTAIESGQLYYLQEHRRVDVILGGELREKTQNLTERIRAIQQAGKTPAAEYEMRKCDRCSLVDICMPKTSGTASKKVDRFIQTQLRLMKNGDGENEEAS; from the coding sequence GTGTACTCCGAAGATAATCTGATTCCGATTTCCGCCTTGCAGCATGTATTGTTTTGTGAGCGGCAGTATGCGTTGATCCATCTGGAGCAGATATGGGAAGAAAATCAGTTTACCGCCGAAGGGAAGGTGCTGCATGAGCGGGTGGATGCGGAACATCATGAATCCCGGCGCTTGTTCAGGCAGGAATACGGGATGGCGGTTCGGTCCTTGGAGCAGGGGCTTATCGGTAAATGCGATTTGGTGGAGCTTTGGTATACCGACGGCGGCGGGGTAAAGCGGGTATCGCCGGTGGAATTCAAGCGGGGCAGGGAGAAGGAGAGTGATGTTGACCGGATTCAGCTCTGCGCCCAGGCTTTATGTCTGGAAGAGATGTTTAAAACTGCGATTGAATCCGGGCAGCTTTATTATCTGCAGGAGCACCGCAGGGTAGATGTTATCCTTGGCGGAGAGCTTCGGGAAAAGACGCAGAATCTGACTGAACGGATTAGAGCTATTCAGCAGGCAGGAAAGACACCGGCCGCAGAATATGAAATGAGGAAGTGTGACCGCTGTTCCCTCGTTGATATTTGTATGCCGAAAACCAGCGGAACTGCTTCCAAGAAGGTGGATCGTTTTATACAAACCCAGCTTAGGTTGATGAAAAACGGGGATGGTGAAAATGAGGAAGCTTCTTAA
- a CDS encoding CRISPR-associated helicase/endonuclease Cas3, with amino-acid sequence MDFIAHVRKLLNEQWAKPQSLNEHLQGTAELAAEFAKSFDSAEWAYVLGMSHDTGKGTVEWQRYICNKSGYDEEASSESPGRLEHSGAGAKLVEESFDRGTGRILSYCVAGHHAGLADYIGSPSALVNRLQQVKTDKIAEEFKFPLSSLKPQKSPWKFKPQELDASLWIRMLFSCLVDADRLDTENYMDSEKSASRKGYRSITELQQRFNNYMEGKAKSLGRNLRLYEARQRVLSDCRAAAVWQSGFFSLTVPTGGGKTLSSMAFALKHAEQYKKDRVIYVIPYTSIIEQNADVFREVFGDDELVEHHSSLAEEDSTIRGRLASENWDAPIIITTAVQFFESLFANKAGRCRKIHNIANSVIVLDEAQLIPTDFLAPILETLRLLVEHYRVSVVICTATKPALEKQQAFLQFPGLPKDSIREIIHDVPDLFGRLERVKVTMPPDQSTITEWKELSEELSAYKQVLCIVSDRKSCRELHALMPKGTYHLSALMCAQHRSDVIKKIKEKLAAGKAIRVISTQLVEAGVDIDFPVVYRAMAGLDSIAQAAGRCNREGKLNAADELGKVVVFNAPRKPPPGTLRKASETAQRMCKEGLNNPLDPSVFLPYFSELFWKSNSLDARGIMKYLVSSRFEFQFKSAAEQFKIIDDKNQMSVLVPYGEGGKFIDLLKNIKNGSSFENILLRKLQRYSVNVYNYQYTVLQGRGSLEKIVPGVFALTTTIEYDPTIGLLIDEMPNNPEDFII; translated from the coding sequence ATGGACTTTATTGCACATGTACGAAAATTACTCAATGAACAATGGGCAAAACCCCAATCATTAAATGAGCATCTGCAGGGAACTGCAGAATTAGCCGCAGAATTCGCAAAGTCCTTTGACTCCGCCGAGTGGGCCTATGTCCTGGGTATGAGCCACGATACCGGAAAGGGAACTGTAGAATGGCAGCGGTATATATGCAATAAAAGCGGATACGATGAGGAAGCCTCTTCCGAATCCCCGGGAAGGCTTGAGCATTCAGGGGCTGGCGCAAAATTAGTGGAAGAATCATTTGACCGGGGGACAGGCCGCATCCTTTCCTATTGCGTTGCAGGACACCATGCAGGATTAGCAGATTATATTGGTTCACCAAGCGCGTTAGTAAACCGTTTACAGCAGGTTAAAACCGATAAAATAGCGGAAGAATTTAAGTTTCCCCTCTCTTCGCTAAAACCTCAAAAAAGCCCCTGGAAGTTCAAGCCACAAGAACTTGATGCTTCACTATGGATACGTATGCTTTTCTCCTGTCTCGTTGACGCTGACCGTCTGGATACTGAAAATTATATGGACAGCGAAAAAAGTGCAAGTCGAAAGGGTTATCGTAGCATTACTGAATTACAACAACGATTTAATAACTACATGGAGGGAAAAGCAAAATCCCTAGGAAGGAACCTCAGGTTATATGAAGCCCGTCAGCGGGTTTTATCGGATTGCCGGGCTGCAGCAGTCTGGCAATCAGGATTTTTCTCGTTAACCGTTCCGACCGGTGGTGGGAAAACCCTGTCGAGTATGGCCTTTGCTTTAAAACATGCGGAACAGTATAAAAAGGATCGTGTTATTTACGTTATCCCCTATACAAGTATTATTGAGCAGAATGCCGATGTGTTCCGGGAGGTTTTTGGGGATGATGAGCTGGTTGAACATCATTCGAGCCTTGCCGAGGAAGATTCTACCATTCGCGGACGGCTGGCATCTGAAAATTGGGATGCCCCTATAATCATCACAACGGCTGTTCAATTTTTTGAATCGCTTTTTGCGAATAAAGCCGGACGTTGTAGGAAAATACATAATATCGCAAATAGTGTTATTGTTCTTGACGAAGCCCAGCTTATCCCCACTGATTTTTTGGCGCCTATTCTGGAAACACTGCGGCTTTTAGTTGAACACTACCGGGTAAGTGTTGTTATCTGTACTGCCACGAAGCCGGCCCTTGAGAAACAGCAGGCGTTCCTACAATTTCCTGGATTGCCGAAAGATTCAATACGGGAAATCATACACGATGTCCCTGATTTATTTGGCCGGTTAGAACGGGTCAAGGTTACAATGCCGCCGGATCAATCAACAATCACTGAATGGAAGGAACTATCGGAGGAACTAAGCGCCTACAAACAGGTTCTCTGTATTGTGTCAGATAGAAAGAGCTGCCGGGAACTCCATGCACTTATGCCTAAGGGGACTTATCACCTTTCAGCGCTCATGTGCGCCCAGCACCGTAGTGATGTGATAAAAAAAATAAAGGAAAAATTGGCGGCTGGAAAAGCGATTCGGGTTATCAGTACTCAGCTGGTTGAAGCGGGGGTCGATATAGATTTCCCCGTAGTATACCGGGCTATGGCCGGGCTGGATTCTATCGCCCAGGCTGCGGGAAGGTGCAACCGGGAAGGAAAGCTTAATGCAGCGGACGAACTTGGCAAGGTTGTTGTTTTTAACGCACCCCGTAAGCCGCCCCCCGGAACACTCCGAAAAGCCAGTGAAACAGCACAGCGGATGTGTAAAGAAGGCTTGAATAATCCCCTGGATCCGAGCGTATTCCTCCCTTATTTTTCTGAGCTTTTTTGGAAAAGTAATTCTTTGGATGCCAGGGGAATTATGAAATACCTGGTAAGCTCCCGCTTTGAGTTTCAATTTAAAAGCGCTGCTGAACAGTTTAAAATTATTGACGATAAAAATCAAATGTCCGTATTGGTTCCTTATGGAGAAGGGGGAAAATTTATTGACTTATTGAAAAATATAAAAAATGGCAGTTCTTTTGAAAATATTTTATTAAGGAAACTCCAAAGATATTCCGTAAATGTATATAACTATCAGTATACCGTTTTACAAGGCAGGGGTTCATTAGAAAAGATTGTTCCCGGCGTTTTCGCCTTAACCACCACCATCGAATATGATCCTACCATAGGGCTGCTTATTGATGAGATGCCGAATAATCCCGAAGATTTTATAATTTAA